The Paraburkholderia fungorum genome window below encodes:
- a CDS encoding response regulator: protein MNETKATQESAPAIIFVDDEATAVKYFQRAIGSLAPVLTGGSVEEGKALLDEHGDRVGVLVSDQRMPGEFGNELLRYASERYPHVVRILTTAYSEIDQTVAAVNLGHIHRYIKKPWDITALRMELKQALELAELRKERDHLVREKLGVLQKQTIATRIGVVRSISATLIGPERFQPVETYLAAAVLANVQISEPDWLLLDYSDLVAAESDRSGIFGHKVAENLAALRNRHAGSGVSGAVSAVAGTLEEAGVKVRREGDALVWNELPALAEFLSEPVSKAVSDQHAVWLASLLWLDGNDFALESAREGDAIAFRPAQRKTEFGADRLATWIEQF, encoded by the coding sequence ATGAACGAAACGAAAGCCACACAGGAGTCGGCGCCGGCGATCATCTTCGTCGATGACGAGGCCACGGCCGTGAAGTACTTTCAGCGTGCTATCGGAAGCCTGGCGCCGGTCCTGACTGGCGGCTCGGTGGAAGAGGGCAAGGCTCTGCTGGACGAGCACGGTGACAGGGTGGGGGTCCTTGTCTCCGACCAGCGCATGCCGGGCGAATTCGGCAACGAATTGCTCCGCTATGCGAGCGAGCGCTATCCGCATGTCGTGCGGATCCTGACCACCGCGTATTCGGAGATCGATCAGACCGTCGCGGCCGTCAACCTGGGGCATATCCACCGCTATATCAAGAAGCCGTGGGATATCACCGCGTTGCGCATGGAACTGAAGCAGGCGCTCGAACTGGCCGAGTTGCGCAAGGAGCGCGATCATCTGGTGCGCGAGAAGTTGGGCGTGCTGCAGAAGCAGACTATCGCCACGCGCATCGGCGTGGTCCGCTCGATTTCGGCCACGCTGATCGGGCCGGAGCGTTTCCAGCCGGTCGAGACCTACCTGGCCGCAGCGGTACTCGCCAATGTGCAGATTTCCGAGCCGGACTGGCTGCTGCTCGACTACTCCGATCTGGTCGCGGCGGAAAGCGACCGGAGCGGGATTTTCGGGCACAAAGTGGCGGAGAATCTCGCGGCGCTGCGCAACCGGCATGCCGGCTCGGGCGTGAGCGGCGCGGTGTCGGCGGTGGCCGGCACGCTGGAGGAGGCGGGCGTCAAGGTTCGTCGCGAAGGCGATGCGCTGGTGTGGAACGAGCTTCCCGCGCTGGCCGAATTCCTGAGTGAACCGGTTAGCAAGGCGGTGTCGGATCAGCACGCTGTCTGGTTGGCGAGCCTTCTCTGGCTCGACGGCAACGACTTCGCGCTCGAGTCCGCTCGTGAGGGCGACGCTATCGCATTCCGCCCGGCGCAACGCAAGACGGAGTTTGGCGCCGATCGCCTGGCGACGTGGATCGAGCAGTTCTGA
- a CDS encoding hybrid sensor histidine kinase/response regulator yields the protein MNDIRQTRPTLLYVDDEELACKYFARTLGADYEVLLARSSDEASAILLQDSARIAVLVTDFRMPGRDGGDLLRQVAQEYPHIIRILVTAYADKDVLLQTVNAGEVFRILEKPLTPTMVRETLHVAFERFHERALQNQRLMAMGETLAFLAHELNTPLAAIALNARSIENRADGEHDSDGEIAGAAKSMRESAQYCISVVSSFWRSVHNGHRRLAGSDPRSEVTAHGLISALLDTYPFATTQRTWVEVEVVGDFPVVTQPNCVALVLSSLLSNALRALADVSAPSVHFTVIAEPEPSIRICDNGPGIPPEVKASLLTDPITTHAKSGGNGLGLILCNRVMQSCGGGIRIESTPGGGTTVMLDFPHIKDKTHRSY from the coding sequence ATGAATGACATCAGACAGACACGGCCCACGCTTCTCTACGTCGACGACGAAGAGCTGGCGTGCAAGTATTTCGCCCGCACATTAGGCGCGGATTATGAGGTGTTGCTCGCCAGAAGCAGTGACGAGGCGAGCGCCATCCTGCTCCAGGACAGTGCCCGCATTGCCGTGCTGGTCACTGATTTCCGCATGCCTGGGCGCGACGGCGGCGATCTGCTGCGACAGGTGGCGCAGGAGTATCCGCATATCATCCGCATCCTGGTCACGGCTTATGCCGACAAGGATGTGCTGCTGCAAACGGTCAACGCCGGCGAAGTGTTCCGCATCCTCGAAAAGCCGCTTACGCCGACGATGGTGCGTGAGACGCTGCACGTGGCGTTCGAGCGCTTCCACGAACGCGCATTGCAGAATCAGCGCTTGATGGCGATGGGCGAGACCCTCGCTTTCCTCGCACATGAATTGAACACGCCGCTCGCGGCTATCGCGCTGAACGCGCGCAGCATCGAAAATCGCGCCGACGGTGAGCACGATTCCGACGGTGAGATCGCCGGCGCAGCGAAATCGATGCGTGAGAGCGCGCAATACTGTATATCCGTGGTCTCGTCTTTCTGGCGCTCGGTCCACAACGGGCACCGGCGGCTCGCGGGCAGCGATCCGCGCAGCGAGGTCACGGCGCATGGGCTGATTTCCGCTCTACTCGACACCTACCCGTTTGCGACGACGCAGCGGACGTGGGTGGAGGTCGAGGTCGTCGGCGACTTCCCGGTGGTGACGCAACCGAATTGCGTGGCGCTGGTGCTTTCTTCGCTGTTGTCCAATGCGCTGCGCGCGCTCGCGGATGTATCCGCGCCGTCGGTGCATTTCACCGTGATAGCGGAACCCGAGCCCAGCATCCGCATCTGCGACAACGGCCCTGGCATTCCGCCTGAGGTGAAAGCCAGCCTGTTGACAGACCCGATCACCACCCACGCGAAATCCGGTGGGAACGGCCTCGGCCTGATTCTATGCAACCGCGTCATGCAGTCCTGCGGCGGCGGCATCCGGATCGAGTCGACGCCGGGGGGCGGCACCACCGTCATGCTGGATTTCCCCCATATCAAAGATAAAACGCACAGGAGTTATTGA
- a CDS encoding sensor histidine kinase, protein MSTAQLHTGYQTELADFRVTFSRGGAYTAIVLVLLGVGLDYAQYPQLLAPFAAARVLVSLMIGGIVVLLSNSTGRNLSSWLTLSWLLLPQIMISWMIWQTDGVLSPYYMGLNLAIFASGIALPFGLWQNLVFGVLSCVLYLFACLLHSRGAAPAGTLTVNVLLLLFAAAASAVYTFFNERVRFMLFRLKSEVTAKNAELEVINRQLVDIKGQLLQQEKMAAIGTLAAGLLHEVNNPVNFCLMAIEVGLEEPVTKTEPTLQECLVDAKQGMQRIQHIVSDLKTFAYRKPGAEAEVGTPFLFEKALDSSIRLVAHELRGVAVTRDLPMDTLVQGDEAAIIGVLINLLSNAVLAMRKAGTVKPAIHIAVRWEEERLHITVKDNGPGIPGENLARVFEPFFTTRDIGQGLGLGLSISYAVIERHGGLLFAESELGSWASFSFDLSRAP, encoded by the coding sequence ATGAGCACTGCCCAACTGCACACAGGCTATCAAACCGAGCTGGCGGATTTTCGCGTGACGTTCAGCCGCGGTGGAGCCTATACGGCCATCGTGCTCGTCCTGCTCGGCGTGGGGCTGGATTACGCGCAGTATCCACAACTGCTGGCACCGTTCGCGGCGGCGCGCGTGCTCGTCTCGCTGATGATCGGCGGCATTGTGGTGCTGCTGAGCAATTCGACGGGACGGAATCTGAGTTCATGGTTGACGCTGTCGTGGCTGCTGCTGCCGCAGATCATGATTTCGTGGATGATCTGGCAGACCGACGGCGTGCTGTCGCCGTACTACATGGGCTTGAATCTCGCCATCTTCGCGTCCGGCATCGCACTGCCGTTCGGCTTGTGGCAGAACCTGGTGTTCGGCGTGCTGTCGTGCGTTCTGTACCTGTTTGCATGCCTGCTGCACTCGCGTGGCGCCGCGCCGGCGGGCACGCTCACCGTCAACGTCCTGTTGCTTCTGTTTGCTGCAGCCGCCAGCGCCGTCTATACCTTCTTTAACGAGCGGGTGCGCTTCATGCTGTTTCGCCTGAAGTCCGAGGTCACGGCGAAAAATGCCGAACTTGAAGTGATCAACCGTCAGTTGGTCGATATCAAGGGGCAGTTGCTACAGCAGGAAAAAATGGCGGCGATCGGTACGTTGGCCGCGGGCTTGCTGCATGAAGTCAACAATCCGGTGAATTTCTGTCTGATGGCGATCGAAGTCGGGTTGGAAGAACCCGTGACCAAGACCGAGCCGACGCTGCAGGAATGTCTTGTCGACGCGAAACAGGGTATGCAGCGCATCCAGCACATCGTGTCGGACCTGAAGACTTTCGCGTACCGCAAGCCCGGCGCCGAGGCTGAAGTGGGAACGCCGTTCCTGTTCGAGAAGGCGCTCGATTCGTCGATCCGTCTCGTCGCGCATGAATTGCGCGGCGTAGCGGTTACGCGCGACCTTCCGATGGATACGCTCGTGCAAGGCGACGAGGCCGCGATTATCGGCGTGCTGATCAACCTGCTTTCCAACGCAGTGCTGGCCATGCGCAAAGCAGGCACGGTCAAACCGGCCATTCACATCGCGGTCAGGTGGGAAGAGGAACGTCTGCACATCACCGTGAAGGACAACGGACCCGGTATCCCCGGCGAAAATCTCGCGCGCGTGTTCGAGCCGTTCTTTACCACGCGCGACATCGGGCAGGGTCTGGGTCTGGGGCTGTCCATTAGCTATGCGGTCATCGAACGCCACGGCGGTCTGCTGTTCGCCGAGAGCGAGCTTGGAAGCTGGGCGTCGTTCAGCTTCGATCTGTCGCGCGCGCCGTGA
- a CDS encoding class I SAM-dependent methyltransferase — protein sequence MYSQTQIDPVVSFRNSQREQVRGTIINLQRKSLVMEVYNPYSIVQVSEVLSDLSVRMGARNAYLGKAVVVSLVNTGLTAVVSLALIDEWRELSVLSNESRSVGREAELFVTDWDARFNIRRDYQIVVNEMRAFLSEVSRWVEQVDLTESLPKTDGKLREDLFYELATPIMHKVKSYLVRLEEEAERVDVEIAPVHRTYAQAALHPLLLRAPFVYRTFTKPLGYAGDYEMVNQILNDPQQGPTTYFQIVNTAFLKAAVATAHRNRITLLIDFLTRQAEAARVAGRPFRILNVGCGPAFEIQRFVREYARPDLLSFQLVDFSEETLAFTKDAIERSAAEAGHKVVVETVHQSVHDLLKRKITPDASLREFDAVYCAGLFDYLSDKVCARLLSYFASRTRPGGKLLVTNVHSANPEKFGMEHLLEWYLIYRNESGMESLLPEQSDGHKLYVDETGVNVFAEATIL from the coding sequence GTGTACTCTCAAACGCAAATCGACCCGGTAGTCAGTTTTCGCAATTCGCAGCGCGAACAGGTTCGTGGCACGATCATTAACCTCCAGAGAAAATCTTTGGTAATGGAGGTCTATAACCCCTATTCCATTGTCCAGGTCAGTGAGGTACTCAGCGACCTGAGCGTGCGGATGGGTGCCAGGAATGCCTACCTCGGCAAGGCCGTCGTGGTCAGTCTGGTGAATACCGGTCTCACCGCGGTCGTTTCGCTGGCGCTGATCGACGAATGGCGCGAGCTGAGCGTTCTTTCCAACGAATCCAGATCGGTCGGCCGGGAAGCGGAACTCTTTGTCACCGACTGGGACGCGCGCTTCAACATCCGCCGCGACTACCAGATCGTGGTCAACGAGATGCGCGCGTTCCTGTCGGAAGTGTCGCGCTGGGTCGAGCAGGTCGATCTGACCGAAAGCCTGCCGAAGACCGATGGCAAGCTGCGCGAAGATCTGTTCTACGAACTCGCCACGCCAATCATGCACAAGGTCAAGTCATACCTTGTGCGTCTGGAAGAAGAGGCCGAGCGCGTCGATGTCGAGATCGCACCCGTGCATCGGACCTATGCGCAAGCGGCGCTTCATCCGTTGCTGCTTCGTGCGCCGTTTGTCTACCGGACCTTTACGAAGCCGCTCGGCTACGCCGGCGACTACGAGATGGTCAATCAGATCCTGAACGACCCGCAGCAAGGACCGACCACCTACTTCCAGATCGTCAATACGGCGTTTCTCAAAGCCGCCGTGGCGACCGCGCACCGTAACCGGATCACGCTGCTGATCGACTTCCTGACGCGCCAGGCCGAAGCCGCTCGCGTTGCCGGCAGACCGTTCCGCATTCTCAACGTCGGCTGCGGGCCGGCTTTCGAGATTCAGCGCTTCGTGCGCGAATACGCGCGGCCCGATCTGCTGTCGTTCCAGCTGGTCGACTTCAGCGAAGAGACGCTGGCTTTTACTAAAGACGCCATCGAGCGCTCGGCGGCTGAAGCCGGGCACAAGGTCGTGGTGGAAACCGTGCACCAGTCGGTACACGACCTGCTCAAACGCAAGATCACGCCCGACGCATCGTTGCGGGAATTCGACGCGGTGTACTGCGCGGGTCTGTTCGACTATCTGTCGGACAAGGTCTGCGCGCGCCTGCTCAGCTATTTCGCTTCGCGCACGCGGCCCGGCGGCAAGTTGCTCGTCACCAACGTGCACTCGGCGAATCCCGAGAAGTTCGGCATGGAGCATCTGCTCGAGTGGTACCTGATCTACCGGAACGAGAGCGGCATGGAATCGCTGTTGCCTGAACAGTCCGACGGACACAAGCTCTACGTCGACGAGACTGGGGTGAATGTGTTCGCAGAAGCCACGATCCTCTGA
- a CDS encoding acyltransferase family protein encodes MTGVRGIAALSVVFRHFYVQPDTVGNPLQHAYLAVDMFFMLSGLVLALNYASTVTLGAGRQPYFAFIQKRIARVFPLYLFVTVVKTAYDLSKHIGLGLAMPDTWTLKAMIANVFLVQAWGFSESAVGPAWSLSTELGAYVLFPVLVALTIQSQTALAWVVAMLSGALLLAAAIGNSDCTVCTGYLDIFHGYTPYPLMRCVAGFTFGLIGYRLMHTPLLRAIASANLFAVLSVLGTLAAYLAGLPDLIIYALLFATVMACFGNSKAANAMFGNRAVFFLGQISFSIYLVHILLAPVMKRAMVLSDAHLGGLSVVVSASFAFALVIACSAASYYLVEMPGRRLALRLMSGRKNHNPVTIITSIKETDAA; translated from the coding sequence ATGACGGGAGTGCGCGGTATTGCGGCTTTGTCGGTCGTATTTCGACACTTCTATGTGCAGCCGGATACCGTCGGAAATCCATTGCAGCATGCTTATCTTGCTGTCGATATGTTCTTCATGCTGAGCGGCCTGGTGCTGGCGCTCAACTATGCATCGACGGTGACGCTCGGTGCAGGACGTCAGCCGTATTTCGCTTTTATCCAGAAGCGCATTGCGCGCGTGTTTCCGCTTTATCTTTTCGTGACGGTCGTGAAGACGGCCTACGATCTGAGCAAGCACATCGGTCTCGGACTCGCGATGCCCGACACGTGGACACTGAAAGCGATGATCGCCAATGTGTTCCTCGTTCAGGCGTGGGGATTCTCGGAGAGTGCCGTTGGCCCTGCGTGGTCGCTGAGTACCGAATTGGGCGCCTACGTCCTGTTCCCGGTTCTGGTCGCACTGACGATACAAAGCCAGACAGCGCTGGCCTGGGTCGTCGCTATGCTGAGCGGCGCGCTTCTTCTGGCCGCCGCAATCGGCAACAGCGATTGCACCGTGTGCACAGGCTATCTCGACATTTTCCATGGATACACGCCTTATCCGCTGATGCGATGTGTGGCGGGCTTCACGTTCGGCCTGATCGGCTACCGGCTCATGCACACGCCGCTATTGCGCGCGATTGCGTCGGCCAATCTGTTCGCTGTCTTGTCCGTATTGGGCACGCTGGCCGCCTATTTAGCGGGCCTTCCCGACCTGATTATCTACGCGTTATTGTTTGCGACGGTGATGGCGTGTTTCGGCAATTCAAAGGCTGCAAATGCGATGTTCGGCAATCGTGCAGTATTTTTCCTCGGCCAGATTTCCTTTTCCATCTATCTGGTTCACATCCTTCTTGCACCGGTGATGAAACGGGCCATGGTACTTTCCGATGCGCATCTGGGCGGCCTCTCCGTCGTCGTGTCCGCATCGTTCGCGTTTGCACTGGTGATTGCGTGTTCGGCGGCGTCCTACTATCTGGTAGAAATGCCGGGGAGACGGCTCGCATTGAGGTTGATGTCGGGCAGAAAGAACCACAACCCTGTGACCATAATCACCTCCATCAAAGAGACCGATGCCGCCTGA
- a CDS encoding MFS transporter → MISELENRVSRKLMLRIIPFVMLLYFVSFLDRVNVGFAAMTMNKAIGLSPTAFGLGGGLFFIGYFLFEVPSNLILHKVGARRWIARVMISWGIVSAASAFVVGPTSFYTLRFILGVAEAGFFPGIILYLNLWFPSRQRAVAAAWFMAAAPISTAIGSPLSGAIMKLPPIAGLHDWQMLYILEAVPAIILGFVVLKYMTDAPAKAHWLQPDEREWLIARLKVEAEEKHSHAGHTAGALSALRDPRVLALALIYFGTSAGLYTLGLWAPLIIRQYGFGSFETGLLAGVPSVLAVVAMIAWARHSDRSQERTWHVVIPCVVAFVGFALAGGASSALMIIVALVIVNIGISSAKAPLWAMPSMFLSGAGAAAGIAMINSVGNLGGFVGPFVIGWLKNVTGGYSAGLYVVGATLGVSAIVTLMLSRQARQTPIAVEERHGH, encoded by the coding sequence ATGATTTCAGAACTCGAAAACCGGGTGTCCCGCAAGCTCATGTTGCGGATCATCCCGTTTGTGATGCTGCTTTATTTCGTGAGTTTTCTGGACCGCGTAAATGTCGGTTTCGCGGCAATGACGATGAACAAGGCCATCGGCCTGTCACCGACAGCATTCGGTCTTGGCGGCGGATTGTTTTTTATCGGCTACTTCCTGTTCGAAGTGCCGTCGAACCTCATTCTTCACAAGGTGGGCGCGCGCAGGTGGATAGCGCGTGTGATGATTTCGTGGGGCATCGTGTCGGCAGCGTCTGCATTCGTCGTCGGGCCGACCAGCTTCTATACGCTACGGTTTATTCTGGGTGTCGCAGAGGCAGGCTTTTTCCCCGGCATCATCCTTTATCTGAACCTGTGGTTTCCGAGCCGGCAACGCGCTGTGGCTGCTGCGTGGTTTATGGCGGCTGCACCGATCTCGACTGCGATCGGTTCGCCGCTTTCCGGCGCGATCATGAAATTGCCGCCTATCGCCGGACTCCACGACTGGCAGATGCTCTACATTCTCGAAGCGGTTCCCGCCATCATTCTTGGCTTTGTCGTGCTCAAGTACATGACGGACGCACCGGCGAAGGCGCATTGGCTCCAGCCGGACGAACGTGAATGGCTGATCGCCAGGCTGAAAGTCGAAGCCGAAGAAAAGCACTCGCACGCCGGACATACCGCAGGCGCACTCAGCGCATTACGCGACCCGCGTGTTCTCGCGCTTGCGCTGATTTACTTCGGGACCTCGGCGGGTCTTTATACGTTGGGTCTCTGGGCGCCGCTGATCATTCGTCAGTATGGCTTCGGATCGTTCGAAACCGGTTTGCTTGCCGGTGTTCCCAGCGTTCTCGCGGTGGTAGCGATGATTGCCTGGGCACGGCATTCGGACCGCTCGCAGGAAAGAACGTGGCATGTGGTCATTCCCTGCGTGGTGGCGTTCGTCGGCTTCGCGCTGGCGGGCGGCGCGAGCAGCGCGCTGATGATCATCGTCGCGCTCGTGATCGTGAACATCGGGATCAGCTCTGCCAAAGCGCCGCTGTGGGCGATGCCGAGCATGTTTCTGTCGGGTGCCGGCGCGGCGGCGGGCATTGCGATGATCAACTCCGTCGGGAATCTCGGCGGGTTCGTCGGGCCATTCGTGATCGGCTGGCTCAAGAACGTCACCGGCGGCTATTCAGCGGGACTGTATGTGGTGGGCGCGACACTCGGCGTATCCGCAATCGTCACGTTGATGTTGAGCCGCCAGGCCAGGCAGACACCGATTGCAGTAGAAGAACGGCACGGGCATTAG